The nucleotide sequence CAATTGTTTTGAAATTAATGGCGAATATGGATCGATTAAATGGGACCTTGAAAATATGAACAACCTTCATGTTTATTTATCGGAAGATGACGAAGGCCTGCAGGGCTTCAGGGTCATCAATTGCACAGAGGAAGTGCATCCGTTTGCTGATGCTTACTGGCCGGCCGGTCATATTATTGGATATGAGCATACGTTCGTCAATTTAATATCCGAACTAATGGAAGCGATTTCAAAAAAGAAATCCCAAAAACCTGATTTCTTTGACGGCCTGCAAAATCAGCTCATTCTTGATGCGATTGAACAATCAGCCATAGATAAAAAGTGGGTAAGCATCCCGCAGAGGGCTAAACAGATCCGGGTGTAATCTTTCAGTAAAAATTTCTTTTCTTACCCGAATAAAGTTGTTATATTGAATATAACAATCATAGAAAGGTGACGATATGACAACTTTTAACCCTCTTTATCTGAAGGTGTATCAATCTCTATTGAATCAAATAAAAAGCGGCACCCTTAAACATGGAGAGAAAGTTCCCTCTGAGAAAGAATTGGCAGAGCAATTTGAAGTGAGCAGAATTACATCAAAAAAAGCACTCGATCTCTTATCAGAAGAACATTATATTGAAAGAATTCAGGGGAAGGGTTCGTTTGTTACGTATGCCGGCTCGGGGAAGGATGCTGCACCTCCTCCTGAACGCATAAGTCAGACCCGCAAATTGATCGGCTTTATTCTCCCCGGGTTTGATGAAAGCTACGGAATGGATCTTGTCAAAGGGATTGAAAAACATTGCAGTGACTATGGTTTTACGGTTTTGTTCAAATTGAGCTACGGGAAAAAAGAAGTAGAGGAACGAGCTGTTAATGAATTTCTTGACATAGGGGCAGAGGGCCTGATTGTTTTTCCTGTTCATGGTGAGCATGTGAACAACAAATTGCTTGAACTTGTTTCAAGAAACTTTCCCATTGTTCTCATTGACCGTTTTATTAAAGGGATACCTGCCTCATTTGTCTGCACGGACCATCAAAAAGCAGCTGGAGAGCTCACTGCTCATCTCTTTGACCTGGGTCATAAAGAAATTGGCTTTTTGTCTCCGCCGCCGGATGGCACGACAGCCATTGAAGAACGCATCATGGGATTTCAGCTTGCGCATTCTGAGTTTGGAATTAAGCTTAACAGAGAATATATTCTGACCGAAATAAAAAACAGCATGCCTGTTCACAGTGCAGGCAATCCAGACATTTTTAAGGAAGACATTCTTAAACTTGATTCTTATTTTGCAAAGCACAAAAAACTTACAGCTGTGGCGGCATGCGAGCATTCAATTGCAGAACTGGCGGTTGAAAGACTGCGTGCAGCAGGCAGAAAAGTTCCTGAAGATATTTCTGTCGTCTGCTTTGATTCTCCCGGCAATGGCCGAATTCATTTCACACATATTAAGCAGGATGAATGGACAATATCCTTTAATGCGGTAAATCTTCTGATGGAAAAGATGTCTAATCACAAGTTTGCAGTTCAGCATATCTTTGTTCCTCACAAAGTTGTTGAGGGTGAAACAGAAAAACCAATGCATCGCGTGACGTACTAGGCCTGAATATGCAGGCCTATTTTTTTATTTTTATAAAATTCGGAAAAATAGGTTGACTTATAAATTATCAACCAATTAATATATTAACTATAAAACATATCAACATGACAAGTCATTATGTTATTTGTAAGCGCTTTTATAATTTTAGAGGGAGGTTATGTTCACAGTTTTCCATTCATTTAAAACAGGGGGAGTTTTGATGAAGTGTGTAAAAAGTTTACTTACAGTAGTAATGATTTGTTTTTTGCTTGTCGCAGCAGGCTGCAGTTCTGAATCATCTTCTAGTAAAAGCGAAGACGGAAAAACGACTATTACATTTTGGCATCCGATGACAGATATTACTGGTGATGCTGTAAATCAGGTTGTAAAAGCATTTGAAAAAAAACATCCGGATATTAAAGTCAAGTCTGTTTATATTGCCAACCAGGGTGAAGGATCCAACGAAAAGCTCCTGTCCTCTATTGCGGGTGGAAATCCCCCGGATGTTGCCTATTTTGACCGTTTTGAAATTGCTTCGTGGGCCGCACAGGGTTCACTTGAAGATTTAAGTGATCTTGCTGAAAAAGATAAGATTACGAAAGACCAATTCTACCCTTTTGCATGGGAAGAAGCGTCATATGAAAATAAACTTTACGGACTGCCGACCACTACAGATTCAAGGCTCGTCTACTACAATAAAAAGCATTTCGAAAAAGCCGGGCTTGATCCGGAAAATCCTCCAAAAACAATTGCGGAACTCGAAGATGCAGCAGAAAAATTGACGATTAAAGACGGAAAACGCTTTTCCCAAATCGGTTTCATTCCATGGCTTGATCAAGGCTGGTTCTATGGATGGGGCTGGGCTTTCGGTGGCGATTTCTATGATCCTGAAACAAAAGAAGTAACAGCTGACGATCCGAAAAATGTTGAAGCGCTTCAATGGATTGCCGATTATGCAAAGAAATACAACATTGAAGACATTACAGCCTTTACGAATTCACAGGGGACAGGCGCGATGGATCCGTTCTTAACAGAGCAGATCAGCATGAAAATCAGCGGACCCTGGACGGTCTCGGCTATTAATAAATTCAAGCCGGATCTTGAATACGGCGTATTCCCGATACCAACTCCGACAGGCGATAACTACTCGACTTGGTCAGGAGGCTGGTCTGTCGTCATCCCTAAAGGAGCAAAAGAGAAAGAAGCAGCCTGGGAATTCCTTAAGTTCTTCAGCGGAGAAGAAGGGCAGAAAATCTTCAGCGGCATTGCCAAAGATTTCTCAATTAAAGATTCTGTCAATGAAGAATTAGGTTATAAAGATGACCCGATTCTAAATGAGTTTGTTGAGATCCTGCCATCGAGCAATCACAGACCGGTTATGACTCAGGGAACTCTTTACTGGAATGAATTAGCGAGTGCCGTGGAAAATGCAACACGGGGGAATGGCGAGCCTGATGAACTTCTTAAAAAAGTAAATGAAAAAGTGGAGAAAGCATTGAAATAAAAGGCCTGGGGGATTCTTGCTCCAAAGAATCCCCTCTGTTAAGGAGGGAAGTAAGAATGCAGCAGCCAAAACTGAGCACATCGGTTACCGCTAATAAGACAGCAGCTGTTAAAAAGAAAAAATGGAGAAATAAAACATCCTTGTACGGCTGGCTCTTTGTCACCCCATGGCTTCTTGGTCTTATTATTTTTTACGCTTTTCCTTTACTGTCTTCCATCTATTTCAGTTTTACGACTTACAGCATTCTTCAGCCCGGCGAGTTCGTCGGCCTTCAAAATTACAGGGATTTGATGAATGATGATTTGTTTTGGAAAGCTGTAGCCAATACGATTTATTTCGCCGCTTTATATGTTCCGTTAAGCATTATTTTCGGAGTCTGTCTTGCCATGGTACTGAATTTGAAGATCAGGGGCATGACCGTATACAGAACAATTTTTTTCCTCCCGACTCTGGTGCCTCAAGTAGCGCTTGCTGTTTTGTGGATGTGGCTGCTTAATCCGCAGTTCGGGCTTGTCAACGGAATGCTTGACCTCTTTGGCATACAAGGTCCTGCATGGCTCGGAAGCGAAACATGGTCAAAACCTTCCATAGTGATCATGTCATTATGGGGCATCGGTCAAGCAGTTGTCATTTATCTTGCGGGACTGACAGATATTTCGGAAGACTATTACGATGCTGCAGAAGTGGACGGTGCGAACTGGTTTCAAAAGACAGTGCATATCACGCTTCCACTTTTAACGCCTGTTATCTTTTTTAACCTTGTAATGGGTGTCATCGGTGCTTTCCAGCAGTTTGCTTTGCCTTATGCTCTAACCGGCGGGCAGGGAACTCCGGCAAATTCTCTGACGTTCTATGTCATGTATCTCTATGACAATGGATTTAAATTTTTCAAAATGGGCTATGCATCTGCCATGGCATGGATCTTATTTGCCATCATCATGCTTCTGACAGCTGTTATTTTTTCCACCTCAAAACGCTGGGTTCACTATCAGGGCAAATAAGGAGGGAATGAAATGAAGAAAAAAACGTCAAAAAGCATTTTTGCTCATACCGTGCTGATCATCATGTCTGTCTTTTTCCTGGTGCCGTTTATCTGGATGCTGTCGACCTCTCTCAAGGATCAGACTCAGATTTTCACGTTCCCTCCTGAATGGCTGCCATCGCCGCTTAAATGGAGCAACTATGGGGATGCAATTGAGTATATTCCGTTTTTTACTTATTTGAAAAATACGGCTGTCATCACAGTCTTCAGCACTATTGGGGCAGTTATTACGTGTCCGCTTGTTGCGTATGGATTTGCAAAGCTTAAGTTTAAAGGAAGCAATGCGCTTTTTATTATCACGATTGCGGTGATGATGATTCCAGGTCAGGTGACTATGATCCCTTTGTTTATCTTATTTGAAAAGCTGGGGTGGGTGGGAAGTCCGCTGCCTTTAATTGTTCCGGTCTTTTTCGGGGTACCTTTTTACATATTCCTCCTCAGACAGTTCTTTCTCGGACTTCCTGATACGCTTATGGACGCAGCAAGAATTGACGGAGCAGGCGAGTTCAGAATCTACTGGCAGATTATGCTGCCGCTTGCAAAACCGGCGGTTCTCGCAGTCGGATTGTTTCAATTCATGGGCAGCTGGACAGAT is from Bacillus sp. FSL H8-0547 and encodes:
- a CDS encoding ABC transporter substrate-binding protein, which translates into the protein MKCVKSLLTVVMICFLLVAAGCSSESSSSKSEDGKTTITFWHPMTDITGDAVNQVVKAFEKKHPDIKVKSVYIANQGEGSNEKLLSSIAGGNPPDVAYFDRFEIASWAAQGSLEDLSDLAEKDKITKDQFYPFAWEEASYENKLYGLPTTTDSRLVYYNKKHFEKAGLDPENPPKTIAELEDAAEKLTIKDGKRFSQIGFIPWLDQGWFYGWGWAFGGDFYDPETKEVTADDPKNVEALQWIADYAKKYNIEDITAFTNSQGTGAMDPFLTEQISMKISGPWTVSAINKFKPDLEYGVFPIPTPTGDNYSTWSGGWSVVIPKGAKEKEAAWEFLKFFSGEEGQKIFSGIAKDFSIKDSVNEELGYKDDPILNEFVEILPSSNHRPVMTQGTLYWNELASAVENATRGNGEPDELLKKVNEKVEKALK
- a CDS encoding carbohydrate ABC transporter permease; the protein is MKKKTSKSIFAHTVLIIMSVFFLVPFIWMLSTSLKDQTQIFTFPPEWLPSPLKWSNYGDAIEYIPFFTYLKNTAVITVFSTIGAVITCPLVAYGFAKLKFKGSNALFIITIAVMMIPGQVTMIPLFILFEKLGWVGSPLPLIVPVFFGVPFYIFLLRQFFLGLPDTLMDAARIDGAGEFRIYWQIMLPLAKPAVLAVGLFQFMGSWTDFLGPLLYLTDEASYTLSLGLQQFQSQRGTEWGLMMAVSTLMTLPIILLFFFLQKTFIKGITFSGIKG
- a CDS encoding GntR family transcriptional regulator, with translation MTTFNPLYLKVYQSLLNQIKSGTLKHGEKVPSEKELAEQFEVSRITSKKALDLLSEEHYIERIQGKGSFVTYAGSGKDAAPPPERISQTRKLIGFILPGFDESYGMDLVKGIEKHCSDYGFTVLFKLSYGKKEVEERAVNEFLDIGAEGLIVFPVHGEHVNNKLLELVSRNFPIVLIDRFIKGIPASFVCTDHQKAAGELTAHLFDLGHKEIGFLSPPPDGTTAIEERIMGFQLAHSEFGIKLNREYILTEIKNSMPVHSAGNPDIFKEDILKLDSYFAKHKKLTAVAACEHSIAELAVERLRAAGRKVPEDISVVCFDSPGNGRIHFTHIKQDEWTISFNAVNLLMEKMSNHKFAVQHIFVPHKVVEGETEKPMHRVTY
- a CDS encoding sugar ABC transporter permease; its protein translation is MQQPKLSTSVTANKTAAVKKKKWRNKTSLYGWLFVTPWLLGLIIFYAFPLLSSIYFSFTTYSILQPGEFVGLQNYRDLMNDDLFWKAVANTIYFAALYVPLSIIFGVCLAMVLNLKIRGMTVYRTIFFLPTLVPQVALAVLWMWLLNPQFGLVNGMLDLFGIQGPAWLGSETWSKPSIVIMSLWGIGQAVVIYLAGLTDISEDYYDAAEVDGANWFQKTVHITLPLLTPVIFFNLVMGVIGAFQQFALPYALTGGQGTPANSLTFYVMYLYDNGFKFFKMGYASAMAWILFAIIMLLTAVIFSTSKRWVHYQGK